The proteins below come from a single bacterium genomic window:
- a CDS encoding FIST C-terminal domain-containing protein, producing the protein MQIAIDREGTFAALEQSAETLLRDSSVKGLLILACDSNGFEACELDPWLDRLPVPVIGGIFPNVIRGVELLSRGTLVVGLEVEVEVFTVGRLSDPGADFDQLLDEHFHDDEGSGTLLALVDGFSHRIGSFVDSLYNVVGLQYKYIGGGAGSLVLPRRPCLMTNGGLVQDSAVMARLDTQCGVGVKHGWSRISGSYEVTGVEKNTIKTLDWRPAFEIYRDAVEAHSGKRFEDNEFIEMALSHPFGVDRMGTEVTLSSPVLKHDNGALTCVGEIPLHSFVDILSGDADSLVRAAGQALKEAESQLDSRTQNPVPLLMDGISRSMFLRENFSRELEAVNTGHDQLIGALVIGEIGNNGQGYSDFHNNTTVVGLLEAL; encoded by the coding sequence ATGCAGATCGCAATCGATAGGGAGGGCACTTTCGCCGCTCTGGAGCAATCCGCCGAGACGCTGTTGCGGGACAGCTCGGTGAAAGGGCTGCTGATTCTGGCCTGTGACAGCAACGGTTTCGAGGCGTGTGAGCTTGATCCCTGGCTGGACAGGCTGCCGGTGCCGGTGATCGGCGGGATTTTCCCCAACGTGATCCGGGGCGTGGAACTGCTCTCCAGGGGCACGCTTGTCGTGGGGCTGGAGGTCGAGGTCGAGGTTTTCACGGTCGGCAGGCTGAGCGACCCAGGGGCCGATTTTGACCAGCTTCTGGATGAGCATTTCCACGATGACGAGGGAAGCGGGACCCTGCTGGCGCTGGTGGACGGGTTTTCGCACCGGATCGGCTCGTTTGTCGACAGCCTGTACAACGTGGTGGGCCTGCAATACAAATACATCGGCGGCGGGGCCGGATCGCTGGTTCTGCCGCGCCGCCCCTGCCTCATGACCAACGGCGGACTGGTCCAGGACAGCGCCGTGATGGCGAGGCTCGATACACAGTGCGGGGTAGGGGTGAAACATGGCTGGAGCCGGATCAGCGGCTCGTACGAGGTGACCGGAGTCGAAAAAAACACGATCAAGACCCTGGACTGGCGCCCGGCTTTCGAAATCTACCGCGACGCGGTGGAGGCCCACAGCGGCAAACGCTTCGAGGACAACGAATTCATCGAGATGGCACTCAGCCATCCGTTCGGTGTGGACCGGATGGGGACCGAGGTGACCCTGAGCTCGCCGGTGCTGAAACATGACAACGGCGCCCTGACCTGTGTCGGCGAGATCCCGCTGCACAGTTTCGTCGACATCCTCAGCGGGGATGCCGATTCCCTGGTCCGGGCCGCCGGACAGGCCCTGAAAGAGGCGGAAAGCCAGCTCGACAGCCGGACGCAGAACCCGGTCCCCCTGTTGATGGACGGCATTTCGCGGTCGATGTTCCTGCGGGAGAATTTCTCCCGTGAGCTGGAAGCGGTCAATACAGGGCATGACCAGTTGATCGGCGCCCTGGTTATCGGAGAAATCGGGAACAACGGCCAGGGCTATTCTGATTTTCACAACAACACCACTGTTGTCGGATTGCTGGAGGCGCTGTGA